The Ferrimonas balearica DSM 9799 genome includes the window GGTGAACGCGTACTGGCCGCTGCGGGCCTGGCACAAACTGGCTTTGCTGTTGAACAAATAAGACGTCGTCCCGCCCTGTTGGCGGGGCCATTCCTGTCGAGGTTACCCCGTGATTTTTTACGACTTCCTGAACCGCATCCTGCCCGGTCATCTGGGCACCAAACTGCGCTTCTACAAAAAGTTGTCCTACCCGCTGTCACTGTCTGACCCGAAAACCTTCAATGAGAAGGTGCACTGGCGCAAGATTTACGACCGCAACCCGCTTTTCACCCTTTGCGCCGATAAGTTGCTGGCCCGGGACTACGTCAAAGAGAAGATCGGCGAGGAGTACCTGATCCCGTTGCTGTACAGCGGCGAGCACATTGATGCTGAAACCCTGAAGGGGCTGGATGGCGAGTTTGTGGTGAAAGCCAACCATAACTCAGGTCCTGTGCACATGGTGCAGGCCAACCAACCGGTGGACTTCGATGCCATCGCCGCCAACATCAACAAGCAGCTGCAGAAGCCCTATGCGGTGAAGAACGGCGAGTGGTGGTACAAGCCGATCCCGCGTCGGGTGCTGGTGGAGCGGCTATTGCGTGGCGAGCAAGGGCAGTGGGCGGAGGATTACAAGTTCTTCGTTTTCAACCGCAATGGCGAGTCAGAAGTGGTGCTGCAGATGACTTACGGTCGTGAGAAGGGGGCCACCATCACCTTCTATGACGAGCAGTTGGAGATCCTGCCATTCGAGATCCACGTCAAGAACGACTACGTGCCTTTCGTTAAGCCGAAGAACTTTGACAAGATGGTTGAGTTGGCCAAGAAGCTGGCTGAGGATTTCGACTTCTGCCGGGTCGACTTCTACAACGTCGACGGCGCCATCTACTTCGGCGAGATGACCTTTGCGCCGTCCGGCGGCACTGCGCCCTTTAAGCCGCAGGAGTTCGACCGCTGGATGGGCGACAAGTGGCAGTTGCCCAAGCGCTGATCTGCAAACTCGGCTGGCGATGAAAGAGGCCGTTTTTTCAGGCTATAATCGCCGGCTTTACTGACCGATACCGGGCCCA containing:
- a CDS encoding ATP-grasp fold amidoligase family protein, with the translated sequence MIFYDFLNRILPGHLGTKLRFYKKLSYPLSLSDPKTFNEKVHWRKIYDRNPLFTLCADKLLARDYVKEKIGEEYLIPLLYSGEHIDAETLKGLDGEFVVKANHNSGPVHMVQANQPVDFDAIAANINKQLQKPYAVKNGEWWYKPIPRRVLVERLLRGEQGQWAEDYKFFVFNRNGESEVVLQMTYGREKGATITFYDEQLEILPFEIHVKNDYVPFVKPKNFDKMVELAKKLAEDFDFCRVDFYNVDGAIYFGEMTFAPSGGTAPFKPQEFDRWMGDKWQLPKR